ATGATTGTTTAGAGAATCTGTAGCCTGGGACTATATTTGAGAAGGTTAAGGTTTCTATGGAAACTAGAATCTTTATGAGTGAATTGAATTTTCCTTTGCTATTTTGAACCAAAATTAGAGTGACTTAGAACTCTAGGACCATAGCTTATAgataggcattttttttttttttttttttttttttttttttttttttttttccttatgcatatatttagttattttttggaGGTGTTATGTTTGTCAGTATCACTTGGGAAGAGGCCATATTGGTGCATCTATGAAAGCAAAGCTTTATTACTTGTTGGAGCAAAGAGCAGCTGATTGGTAATTCATTTAGATGATGCTTGTTTCCCTTTGCACCTTTTATTAAATACtcattggagaaaaaaaaaaaaaaaaaaaagatattgatgTTTGTACTGTATGCATATCTTCTCTCCATATTTTGCTATCCATACTTCTGTCTTTTTTTGCAGCCAATATTTTGTTATTCCTTTGTGGAGAGGAAGTGGTTACACGACAATGTTTGCTCAAGGTTTGGTTTTTAACTATTGGCTTTATATCACACATGCTGTTTTTATTAAGCTTTGTATATGTGCTGAGCAAATTTCATTTAGCGTTGTTGTTGGAGTAATATAATCCTGgaaattcttattaaaaataacCCTGGATGTTAATTAAGATAATTAATCACATCATCAGATTTTCCTTTACCTTAATGCTGGTGCAAATTACTAATCTACTGGTCTATTTAGTTATGAAATGTAATAGTATTTATTTCCTAGCAAATCATGTATACATTTGACCAGGAGCTGTAACACATGCGAGTGTGCAAACCCAAATAGAGGCTGCCACCAAACTCAAACAAGCTTGTGTTTTTTTATGATCATTAATATATTAGAAGTATCTGTTCTCTTCTCTTGATGTTTTCTACACATTAGCTGAAGCATATGCAATGGAACTTTCAAAGGAGAAAATGCATTGGCAAAGTCTGTGTTgcagaacaaaacaaaagcattaTCTATTAAAGCTTGAGCTGAATGTGTTTCAATTTACAGTTGATATTTCATAACACAAATAGTTTTGGAGACACAGTCTTTTTCTACTAGTAAAAATTGTTATATACttattaaaagaataataattaaaattggtatATAGAAGGAAGTAATATAGATTTTGGAATCAATGTAATGGGTATATACTCAACCATCTACTTTGAATCACTCAAAAATACAAAGCATCTATTTGAGGGTTTACATCATTCTATGGTAACCAATGGAATAAAATCTACAATTTTTGATGGTCAATTCATTCTTCTCCTACTATTGCTGTTGTATGCACATTAATATCATGATAGGGATTAGGCATTAAGGAAAAAGTATAATACAtaaattagatatttttttgataatgttgTATGCACACTAATATTCTGATAGTGATTATGGATtaaggaaaaattataatacataaataagattttttttgataatttgatagtttcggggggggggggggggggggggtgtttaaGCCGTGGATGTCATAGACATCAGGAGGTGCCAACCAATTGAGCCAAAAGGCTTTTGGCATAATACCTAAATAAGAATTGAAGAAAACATTCCGTTCTGTAAGCAACACATATTAAACTGCTAAATGAAGTTTATATTTGACTTGGTATTCTCCCTTCTTGGAGGAATCCTATTGGACTGAATTTACCCTTTTCTTTATACTTAAAATTATTGTGGTCCTTAGTAGACTTTCCATAATAACTAAATTCATCTTCTTTGTACTAATGAGTACTGCAATTGCCTAGTGCCCTGTTATTCAGGTCTTCAATTGACAAGACTTTTCAACTGCCTTACTAGTATTCTAATGTATACCCTGAGATATGTttctaattaattcaattaaagaataaaaatttaaattgacaAGACTGTTCAACATTACTATACTGTTTCAAAAGTTCTTTCTTAAACTAGATTGGTCTATCTCCTGAAATGGTTGAGCCCCAGttctttattctctttttacaattttgttCTAGAAAATCTACCTGTTAGGGTTATGTTAACCTGGTAGGAGTACTATTTGAAACAATACATTTAATATCTTGTAAAAGGCTATTTTAGCTAGTGCTTTCAAAAGATTTTTAAGAATGTTATATGTTTTTACACTCTTACAAAAGCAATATTTCAATATGGGACAGGGAGCAGCATATGAGTCATCCACGGCTATAGATGTGCTTCTTCATGTAATGAACTTTTTACAGCTCACTACAACTATTTATCAGTAACAAAGATGATCTTCAGTGTATTTGCTATGGTTAAAATGCTTATTTGAACTTTTCTTGCAGTGCAGATGCCCCACATACTTTTCACTGGTCTTGAAGATTACAAGGCAAGAGGAACTCAATCAGCTCCTTACTTTACTGTATCTTATTACAATGAATTTGCAGAAAGCAAGGACTTGGTGCTGATCCGTGGTGATGTTGTGTTTACAAGCAAGATTAGTGACACAGAAGCAAAATGGCTGTTGGAAACGACCCAATCTTTTTATTTGAATGATGTGAGGTACAAGCTGGTTGAACGGTTCAACAAAGAAACACATGATTTTGAGTTCAAGGATGTGTTGCAAGCATTAGACATGCCTATTCTGTGATCTGCCAAAAGAATGGAACTTGGCTAATATGATGGTGGAAGACAAGGATTTAGTCAGCATAGGAATTGAGATTACTTAAATTGCGACAAAGACATTATCATGAATTGTCCTTGTCAGAATCCAATATGAATGGCGTTAAAGCTTTAAGAAGATAAGGTGGGGGAATCCAAACCGATgcttctcaaaatcaaatttccttTTCCTGGTTGgaggaattttatttttggggacTTATAGATTCTTTGCTAAGAAATGAAAATCGATGGAGTTGGTTTTAATCCAGATCTCCCTTCCTCTTTCTTTGTCTCTACCTTGCTGTTCAGATTATAAAAACAGCAATATATGGCCAATGCTTGACACCTTTTAGAGGGATTTCTTTGGTTCATTCCCATTTGCAACTTAATTCAATGGTAAAATGGATTTGTGGATGCTGTTATTGCTGACAATTGATTAAGAtgtatctttaaatttttttgtttttttggcaaaaatgtaGTACAATTGAATTCCTTAGGTAATTTATCTTAGTTctccattaaaattttaaccGCATCGATTTAGTATAAAAATATTATCTCTTTcaagtaaaattaaaatcaatcatGTGATCTATTAGTCAATGCAAACACATGGCTGACTTTAATTGCAAAACTTAAGAATCTATACCTAAAAGCAAATCTCCCATTTTTAGGCCAAATCCAGGTTATTAATTCAGTTGTCTGGCTCCCTAATCATAGCTACgttttttggattcttgttaATTAATGTTTCTctaaaaactccattataaaagtaTAAGCATCTCAGCTCACAAACCAACAGTTACTTCCTCTGAAACCCCTGGTTTATTTGCCATTTTGCTAGTAGTTTAGCTTTCTTTAAGCTCACTATTCATCCTTTTCAACACACATTCATCGAACCTTAGACATTTTTCCCCCCCTTTACACAATCATGGCTCTAAAAAATATCCTCCAATTAGTCACAAATAGCCCATTACTCACAAAAAACTTCAATCTCAATATTAATCCTATCCCGCTCACTCAAAACAGCCCATATTcacctcattcatgccttatgcACACATATTCACcaaaatcttaatttaataCTTGCTGCATTGAGCTGGGAATCTTTCTCTCCTTTCATTCTatcctatttttccttttttatttgtaactatgtagcctttaatccttgtttattattatgatgaaggtCATAATGTTTTGGAAACTATGGAAGTTCTCCCTCATGttaacttaataataataaagaaaaaaaatatatatgatttttaccaTGTAAACATACTTATTAACCTAAAATTACCCTATTGCTGGAGATAATATCGTATCACTAGAGGACTGATTTGAACTATCAGACCAGGACCATTAATGTACTAATTAAGTATTGTAACGTGTTTTTCATTAGGCTTTTGTTGCTGTTTTGTCATATGCAATCTTTGTTTCTTGCTTGGATAGGCTATGTCATCATACCGAAAGCCTTTGGGTATCATCTCAAGAGCCAATAGTTGAGTTTTAACTTGGCTTCCCAACATCTTAAATAGAGGCATCAATTTCTCCCTAGATAGAAATAAGACTTAAAGCTCTCGCAAAATTCATGCTAAGACTTGGATTGGAGTTCTCATCAAGCCTAGGTAGTTATTGATAGCTAGTCATATACACTTtgcaattcttttattttattttatggaaaattaaacaacattttttttatatggagaTTTGACACaatctttataaatataatctTCTAATTTACAACATGATATATTGCTAtatcttataattttttccGTAGGCAAAGTtaatttttggcaaaaatgcaaaactcatgATCAAAATTCTCATTGGGTGCGTTTGGTAtggattatttttgccaacttattttactatttaacttatttttactactatttatgggtcatactgtactttttggtactattcatgggtctcactgtactattttaaccaacttttacttttatttatagtactttctaaaaaaaatttcagtttcaacaaaaaaaagctGATCCCAAATAAACTCTTagtcttttaaatttcaaatttattcaattaagtcTTCCATCAGCTTCTATTAAATGTTGCtgttaattgttaaaattttttaattaaaaaagaaaaaaaaaaaaaaaaacagctgaGGTTGAtgaagattgaataaaattagaacctaaaatttggtaaaatttgGGGGATGACTTGAATTTTATCCTTAATTTTATGTtcttttctcactctctctcttcctggCCGAGCTCTGCaccctctctgtctctctttctttcttccttcctcCCGAATTTGCTCTCTCTATCAGTGAAACTCTCTCTTCACCGCAACGCAAACGCAGCTACTGCAAGACCTGGGAGAAGAGTGAATCAGagctttcttctctctctgttGACAGATTTCTGAGGGAATCTCTCCACAAACGGTATGCAATTCCTAaacttttcatttaaatttgatACCAAAAGTACCAAGCATCCAAACCCATgtcttcatttttgtttttttttgcaagtcatTCATGAAGATACGAATAAAGTCCCACTGGACTTTTCCTTATAAGGATAAATATTACTGATTTGGCTCATCTCTATGGCTCTTTTCCCATTGGATAATTTAGAAATATGTATCTGATTTTTAAAAAGTTCTCTTAAATTTTATCTTGTGGAATTTTATAATGTGCATGATTGTTGTTTGATGTATGTGcttgctattattttttatatcctATTTTAATGACCAAATGTTGAACTAAATCTAAATCTTAATATTGTTAACTGGGGCATTATTCTCTATCTTGCTCAATGATGGGCTAATGTAGTTCTGTTAGTTTGTCTTGTCTAGTGCTGTCTTTAGCTAGAGTTGGTGTGAGCTGTTTTGTAATGGGTTTC
This genomic stretch from Quercus robur chromosome 4, dhQueRobu3.1, whole genome shotgun sequence harbors:
- the LOC126720879 gene encoding uncharacterized protein LOC126720879, with protein sequence MLQRLSSRISKTLSHVSSAYVVPKHSFTALSSQPNLQKLQQRVIPGDFLRWGSLGFCRTSSFATGFSPLQHKPLDSIMDIQRVKDRSPEDIASAWDDYHLGRGHIGASMKAKLYYLLEQRAADCQYFVIPLWRGSGYTTMFAQVQMPHILFTGLEDYKARGTQSAPYFTVSYYNEFAESKDLVLIRGDVVFTSKISDTEAKWLLETTQSFYLNDVRYKLVERFNKETHDFEFKDVLQALDMPIL